Genomic window (Chryseobacterium sp. H1D6B):
TCCCGTTCAAGCGCCACATATTTCGCCCTGGCAATCGTACGATTTTGTCTGGAAGCTTTAATAAAGCCTGATTGTAAAGGATATCATTGACTGATTTCTGAACATTATCATAAAATGCTTCATAATGGTTTTTTGCGTGTGTAAAACTATGATTATACTCATCGATGTATGGATTTTGGTCATAATATTTGGCATAGGTATCCATCTGCTTGTTCTTGATCACATGTTCACCTACCATGAAAACACTGATCTTGATCTTTTCTTTTAAAATAATATCATTGATGTTCTCACTTCCGTTAAGCGGACCATCATCGAAGGTAAGATAGATATAGCATTTATTCTGTGAAAACAACTTACTAAAAAGGACTGATAAGATGAATACAGCCAGAATATAAAACATTTTTTTCATTATAAATAGTTTTTATAAAGATAACTAAAATGAAGATATTTTATTTATTTTTGATAGCCATACTATTGAAGTAAATTAATAAAACCGCTATGAAAATTATCAAACTCACAAAAGTGATCCAGCATATCCGTTGGAAGGAGATTCTTGCTGTCATCGTTTTACTTTTGGCCTTTGTCTTTTTCAGAAGTGAAAGACACGAATTATCATCTATTGGTCCGCAGCTTAAAGATTCAAAGCCCGGATGGATATTAGCTGGGGTTCTTCTTGCTTTAATTTACATCTTACTTCAAGGGTTGATGTATGTCACAAGCTTTCGCAGTACCCAGCTTAATGTAAAACTTTTCGATGCTGTCAGCCTGTTTCTTAAACGTAATTTTTTAAGTGTATTTCTTCCTGCAGGTGGCGTCAGCTCTTTAGCATATCTTCCAAAAAACATAAGGATTCTGGGATATAGATCTTCCAAGATCCATCAGGCAAGCGCGATCTATGGTTTTGTGGGATTTCTGACCGTTCTTATCGTGGGAGTTCCTTTGATTATCTATGCCGTATCGGTCAATAAAGCTTTTGATAACATTTGGGTCGGGATCGTTTCCTTGTCGATATTAGTTCTGGTTTTGTATTCCATTTATATCTCGTTCCAAAAGAAGAATTTTGCTTACCGTTTTGCAAAAAGGAAATTTCCAAAAATAATCAGTTCTGCTGACGAGATATTCAGCAATGAGATCGATCAAAAATATTTTTGGTATACTGTAACAGTCTCCTTGGTCATAGAGTTTTGTGGTGTATTTCATTTGCTGATCGCTATGTATGCCTTTGGGGTCGAACCTTCTTTTTCAGCTGCTGCGATCTCTTATGTTATTTCTGTGTTATTGATGATCGTCTCGCCTTTTTTACGAGGATTAGGTGCAGTCGAATTTTCACTGACCTACATACTTTCCAATTTTGGCTATCATCATACGGATGGATTGGGCATCACATTGTTGTATAGATTCTTTGAGTTTTGGCTTCCTCTGATCTTAGGAATTGTGGCATTCCTATGGAGCGGTAGAAAGCTATTTGCAAGATTATTGCCTGTTCTGATGATATTCTTTCTGGGCATTATCAATATCCTTTCCGTGATCACTCCTGCACTGACAGATCGACTAAATATCGTGAAAAGTTATCTGTCTGTAGATTTCATCCATCTTTCGAAGATGTTTACTCTTATCGCCGGTGTTTTGCTGTTGGTCACTTCTGCCAATCTTTTCAAAGGGACGAAAAGAGCCTGGTATTTTGCCATCATTCTTAGCATCACTTCAATTATTTTCAATGTTACAAAAGCATTGGATTACGAAGAAGCTCTTTTTGCATTATTTTCCCTTGCATTATTAATATACAGCCGTAAAGAATATACTTTTAAAACCAGTAGAGTTTCTCTTCAGCGTGGATTCAGTTGGTTCATAGGGATTTTCATAACCATTTTCATATTTAATTATCTGACATTTTATTTTATTGATCAATCTCATTTTGGAATAGACTTTACCAAAAAGGAAGCTTTCTATTATACTTTACACACCTTCCTTTTATTCAAAGATCCGGGATTGATCCCGCATACGGGTTTTGCGAGAGATTTTCAGAAACTTAATTATATTTTAGGTGCAGTTTCCTGGTTGGTCCTTATTTTTTCATTTTACAAAACAAACTCATCTATTGATAAAAAAGATGTTGAGGATCATAATGATGCAGAAGATCTTGTGGGCGAATATGGCGCTTCATCGTTGGATTATTTCAAACTGACCTGGGACAAGCTATTCTTTTTTTCTGAAGATAGGGAAGGTTTCTTGTCATACAGGATTGCCAATGGCTTTGCTATGGTTTTAGAAGATCCTGTCTGTGCAGAACGGGATAAAATTAATTTGATCAAAGAATTCGAAAAGCATTGCCGGAATAACGGCCTTAAAACTTCTTATTATCGGGTTGGTGAAAGTGGATTGGTCTATTTTTTACCCTTCAGAAAACAAAAATTATTTATTGGTCAGGATGCTATCCTTGATACTGAAAAGTTTAGTTTGACAGGTAAAGACAAAAAATCGATTCGGAATGGAATCAATGCTCTTGATAAATCAGGATATGTGACAGAAATAAAATATACGCCTCAAAATGAAGAAACTCTCGATAAAATTCAACAGGTTTCCGACGAATGGTTAAAGGAATTTGACAAAAAAGAAATTGTTTTTGCAGAGGGAATGTTCGAACGTGAAACTGTCAAAGATCAAGACTTGATAACGATTTTTGATAATGAGGGAAATTGTGTGGCATTTCTCAATATCATTCCCCATTGTGCTCCTGATGAATGCAGCTATGATATGATCAGGAAAACTGAAAATGCACCCAATGGCAGCATCGATGTTCTGATCGTCAAATTGGTGGAATATGCCAAAAGCAAAGACCTGAAATTCATCAATATGGGAATGACTCCTATGGCGGGAATAGAACAACCGGAGAATACGGCTGAGGAAATATTGAAATTTGCATATCAAAGAGTAGGGAGTTTCAAACATTATCATACGCTTAGGGATTTTAAGGAAAAATATGCGGATATCTGGGAAAATAAATACCTGCTCTATACTAACGATCTGGACTTGTTGCAAATCCCGTCTGCATTAAATAAAGTCATGAAGCCATGAAGAAAAAAGTAAAATTAACAATCGGAATGGTGTTGTTAGCAGGATTCTTATTAGCAGGATATCTTAAATATAGGTCGAAGGAAGATTTCAAGGTGACAGAATGGAATTCCCATTCCGACTGGCCTATTATTTTTTACATCAGTGGAGACGCCGGTTTCAATACTTTCTCAAAAAATCTGGGGAAAGAGCTGCACGTATTCGGATATGACGTTTTTGCATTGAATACAAAAGCCTATTTCTGGGATCAGAAGACCCCGGAAGAAACATCTTTGGATATAGAAAATTATATTAACAAGCAGCTCGAAGGTCGTAAAGATCAAAAAGTGATCATTGTCGGATATTCTTTTGGGGCAGATGTCACGCCTTTCGTTTATAATAGATTTTCTGAAGATTTAAAAAATAAAGTTCAGAAGGTAGTCATTATTGGACCTTCAAAGAGTAATGATTTCAAGATCCATTTGGAGGAATATTTTGGGCAGGAGATCAAAGGAAGCTTGTCAGTTATTCCTGAGATCAATAAAATGCAGAACGTACCTGTAATGCTCGTGTTAAGCGATTTTGAGTTTGCCAATTTTCCTTACCAACAAATAACATTAGGGTCAAATTATCAGATGCAGCATATTGTTGGTAATCATCATTATGGTGGAAATACCCAGATGCTGGCAGATTTTATAAATGATCACTTGATCAAAAAGTAAATTTGTGGAATTAAAAAAAAGCTACGGGTAATTTTAATATTTTTTTAATTGAATATGGAGTAGTATTTCATACCTTTTGTAATCCATCTACAACAATACTATTATCGTGGAAAACTCAAAGCAGATCTTTCAGACTGACAACAAAAAGCGTTGGAGAAACGTACAATGGGGAAGCCGTGTGTTGATCTTCATTGCTATCTTGCTTTTTCTGGCTTTAGGTCTGATGATGAAACTTGATAAAAATCCTATAATTCCTTTTAAAGAAGATTATAAAGCGGTCATTACAGCAAGCAAACCCTATCTTCAGGAAAATAAGATCTCTAAAGAATACAAAGGTTTCAGAAATTTCATCTCTGAAAAAACGATCCATACCAATCTTTCAAAAATTGAAAAGGCACGAGCCGAAAGACTCAAAAATCAAAACAGAAACTGGACACAATTTCCGGGAGGAATACGTGCTGCATTCTACGTAGCGTGGGATCCGCAATCGCTGATGTCCCTAAAAAGAAACATCAAACATATCAATCTCGTTTTCCCCGAATGGTTTTTTCTTGATCCGAAAACCGGTGATCTGAAAACCAATGTCGATCCTGAAGGTTACAAGATCATCAAAAGAACAGGCGTTGCTGTAATGCCGATCTTGAGTAATAATTTTGAGCAGGAATTCCATTCTGAAGGGTTGGGAAAAGTGTTGAAGGATCTTCAGAAAAGGACACAGCTCATTCAGAAGCTGACACAGCAATGTCACAAACTTCATTTTAAAGGGATCAATATCGACTTTGAGGATATGAATATGGATTCTGATGAATATCTGATTGCTTTTATGAAAGAGCTTTCTGAGACTTTCAGAAAAAACAATCTGTTGGTATCAATGGATATTATGACAGATAATGATGACTATAATATTCAGAAACTGAATCCTTTTGTAGATTATTTTGTATTGATGGCATACGATGAATATTCCTCTGACAGTGATTCGGGACCTATTTCATCCCAGAAATGGATCGAAGCCCAGACTGATAAAATTTTAACAAAAACATCACCCAATAAAATTATTTTAGGATTGGGAGCTTACGGCTACGACTGGAGTAGTAATATAGATGATAATACTTCTGTCACATATATGCAGGCGATTACCAAGGCGAGTGCGAGCAAAGCAGTGATGAATTTTGATGATAATACTTTTAATTTAAACTACTCATATACAGATTCAAAGAAAAATACACATACAGTGTTTTTCAACGATGCAGCGTCCATTTTTAATACGATGCGCTTTTCCTCTGAGTATCCTTTGGCAGGAACGGCACTTTGGAGATTGGGAAGTGAGGACAGTCGTGTCTGGAATTTTTATGATAAAGACCTGACCTCTGGAGGATTATCTAAATTAAATTTGAAAAGCCTCGAAAATGTAAGAGGCCAGACGATGGTCGATTACATCGGTGACGGCGAAGTGTTGGATGTCTTGAATACGCCTCACGACGGAAAGATTTCCCTTGAAATTGATCTGAAGGAAAATATCATTACAGATGAAAATTACATTAGCTACCCAAGTTCTTATGAAGTAAAAAAATATGGTGAAGCCCCTCAGAAAGAATTGGTTTTGACTTTTGATGATGGTCCGGATGAAACTTATACGCCGCAGGTTTTGGATATTCTGTCAAAATATCACGTTCCAGCTGCATTCTTTCTGGTAGGATTGAATGCTGAAAGAAATTTGCCTTTGGTCAAAAGAATTTACCGAGAGGGCCACGAAATTGGAAACCACACATTCACCCACGAAAATGTGGCAAAGGTAAGCCCGGAAAGAGCCTTGCTTGAATTGAAACTTACAAGATTGCTGATTGAATGCATAACCGGACACAGCACCATTTTATTCAGAGCACCTTATAATGCAGATTCAGAGCCGACGACTTCTGAAGAGATCATTCCTGTAGCTTTGGCGAGACAGCAAAATTATCTGGATATTGGAGAAAGTATTGATCCCGAAGATTGGCAACCCGGAATAAAAGCTGATGAGATCGTAAGACGGATAATGGCTGGAATCAAACAGGAAAGAGGAAATATCATTCTCCTTCACGATGCAGGTGGAGACACTCGAGAAGAAACCATTAAAGCGCTTAAAATACTGATTCCAACGTTGCAGAAACAAGGCTATCATTTTACAAATCTGGCGAGTATTCTTCATAAAAGTAAGAATGAATTGATGCCGGCGATTCCGAAAACGAAATCCTATTATGTGATGCAGCTTAATTTGGTTTTGGCTACGGCCATTTATGGGATCAGTCATTTTCTAGTGGCACTTTTTACCATTTTCATTGGGTTCGGATTGATAAGATTGATCATTATGCTGTTTTGGGCATTAAAGGAAAGAAAAAAAGAGAAAAAATTAGAAGAATTCCCTGTTTTGAAATCTTATCCTAAAGTTTCTATCATCGTTCCTGCGTATAATGAGGAGGTCAATATTATTTCTTCTTTACATAATTTATTAAAGCAGAGCTATCCTAATTTTGATATTATTATGGTGGATGACGGAAGTAAAGACTCCACCTATGAAAAGGCAAAATCAGAATTTCCCAATCATCCTAAATTGAACATTTTTACAAAGAAAAACGGTGGAAAAGCAACCGCTTTAAATTTTGGCATTTCTCAAACCGACTCAGAATATGTCGTTTGTATTGATGCTGATACCAAACTTGAGCATAATGCGGTAAAATATCTGATCGCAAGATTTTTAAACTCAAATTCAGAAGAAAAAATTGCAGCCGTTGCAGGAAATGTAAAAGTTGGAAATACGGTAAACTGGCTGACGAAATGGCAATCTATAGAATACACGACTAGTCAGAATTTTGATCGATTGGCTTATGCATACATCAATGCAATTACAGTAATTCCTGGAGCAATTGGTGCATTTAAAAAATCTGTAATTGACGAGATTGGTGGGTATTCAGCAGATACCCTTGCAGAAGATTGCGACATTACGGTGAAAATTTTAAAATCAGGTTATACAGTTGCTAATGAAAACAGAGCCATTGCCGTAACCGAAGCTCCGGAAAGCGTAAAACAGTTTTTAAAACAGCGTTTCAGATGGACTTACGGAATTATGCAAATGTTCTGGAAACAGAGACAAACGTTCCTCAATCCAAAATATAAAGGTTTGGGACTTTGGGCGATGCCAAATATTTTATTGTTTCAATATATAATTCCGTTTTTTTCACCTTTAGCAGATGTGATTATGTTTTTCGGGATTTTATCAGGAAACGGCGAGAAAATATTTAGTTATTATTTACTATTTCTTTTGGTTGATGCTTCATTGGCTTTAATAGCATTCATTATGCAGAAAGAAAAATTAGTGAATATATTGTACGTGATTCCGCAAAGATTTGGCTACAGATGGCTGATGTACATTGTTTTGTTTAGAAGTCTGAGAAGAGCTCTGAAAGGTGAAATGCAGTCTTGGGGATTTTTAAAAAGAACAGGGAATGTAAAAGAAATACTATCTTCTTAAAGTATTCTTGAGAACAGAATGCTTAAATTCAATACAAAAAAACTTCCCATAAGGAAAGTTAAAAATCTTAACAAAGTTGTAAAACGTGAAACATTAGGACTTATGGAAGAGAGGGATATGGTGCTGGATATAAAGTCGGAGATTTGATACAAAGAGTCAATATGAAAATAAAAATGGATATTAAAAAATAATCATTAAGCTTTCTATTTTACAGTTTATTTCTAAATTGAAGGTGAAGGGGAGTACTTATCAATGCTGAGTTTGAATTGTTTTCAAGCGAAGCTTCACAGCAATCTGAAAAAGGAAACAACGCAGTAGGAACAAGAGCAAGAAAATCGGCTTTGGAGCTTAGCAAATTATTCAAAGATTTCAGAAAAGTATTTGTTGAAGAATCAAAAAAATAGGGTAGTCCCTAAATCGAAATCCAGCTTTTGATCTTACACCTTTTAAGAATAATTGATCAGCAGCATTGGTAATCGCATGATTGAATCGTCTGCAATGATATTTAATTATTGTTTATCCATAATTCATCTATTCTCCACGCTTGATTAAATAATCATGTAAAACCTTGCCTTCCTGTGAAATAACCAAGACTCCGGATATGTAATCGTGATCCTGTCCCGATGCATATTCGATTGCGAAGCCCTCATTACACTTAGCAGCACTTCTGTAATAAAAAGTAATGGCAGGCTGTGACCAGATGATTGCTCCTGTTTCCGTATTCAGGCTTTGCAGCATTACGGGTCCATCTGTATTTGCAGTCGCGTAAGTTGCAATGATTACATTTTTAGCATCCTGATAAAGAAGTTGAGGTCTGAAAAACTTGCGGTTGGGCAACAGTTTGATACCATTTGGCTTTAAAGTGCTTTTATCCACTGTCATCTTCATCAGCTCATCAGATAGAAAAGAGTCAAACTTCAGCCAAGAATCAGGATATGTGCTGTAGATTGCTTTTTCAACTTCGTCACGATTATCAGTAAGTAAATCTACTTTAGGAACATAATAGTATTGATGACCATCGTTTGCCATCAGGTCAAAATAGTCTTCATTGAGGGTGATTTTAGCAATTCCGGAACTCATTTCGGGATGCTTACTGAAAATAGATTTGGTCACCTCCACGAGCTTATCATTTTTACGATCGATGGTGAATATTTTCTCTCCGGGATAGATCATATATATCGTTCCGTCCTGAAAGATTTCGAAAGTACTCTGATAATTATCCAGTCTTCTGGTGCGTTCGAAGATCACGTCATCCTTGAATTGTTTTTTACTCACCGGATCAATAAAAACGGCGTGGGTATTCACATAATCTATACTGTTATCTTTTCCAATAATGTTTTCGCGCCCCAGTCGTAGAAAGACTGCTTTGCCTGTGTTCGTATTCTGATAGACGATCTGTCCACCATAATAATCATATTTCACTTGTTCTTTGTCACCTGACGATGCTTCGGCAGGGTTTCTTGTTAAGTAATTGATCACCGTAAACATAGTCAATACAAGTAATATCGCTGTCATTACGACTGCAGTTGTATTTTTTTTTGCAGAAGGTAATTGTTGTGAACCTTGATATGGGGTATGATTAATATTGATATTAATGTCATCATTGTCAAGGAAATATTCGGTGTCGCAATGGAGGCATCGAAAGTAATCCGTTCTGATCTCAGTCTTTTTGATGCTGCCACAGTTGGGACATTTAATTGCTTTGATGTTCTTCGCCATATTCAGTTTTGCTATTAAAGTTTGGGATGAGCTTTGTTACCTTTTTTCTTATGGTATTCCTGATCGTTATCTCTTAAAAAAATGCCGTAAACGATTATGAATATTACAATTGCCAGACCAAGAAAAATCAATGTAGCACTGCTTTTTAAAAGATTTTTGATACTTACTATTTCAATATTCCAGATTCGCAGTACGATGACACTTAAGAATGTCAAAATGAGAAGAATAATAGCAATTCCTGTAATTTTTTTCATTTTTTATCATTTAAAATTTGTCCAGCCACGCTTTTTTTTTGATGTCATATTCTTCCTGAGTGATAATCTTCTCATCAAGAAGCAATTTCAACTGCTGTAATTTTGTGACAATATCAGGTGCATCAGTGTTTAACTGTTCTTCTTTGGCCGCATGAAAAGTTTTGCCTAACTCCGTACCAACGCCTAATTGCAGACCTGCACCCACCAGGCCACCTTCGTTACGTGCTGCATCCCGAAGTGCTTTAAGCTTCTCCATATCTGTATAGGATAATCCACCTTCAGCAGCAGCCATAGATTCTGCCGTAATATCGGCTATTTTGCCAATTCTTTCCGTGGTAGAGTGATCGAAAATAGTCCCGTTGAGTTTAAAATCAGTAAGTGTAAATCCCAGATTTTTTACTTCCGGTAAAAGCTGTTCATAAATATTTCTGGATAAAGAAGGTAGCTGTTCATCAATATGCTGATAGGAAACGGCTCCACTTGCAAGAACTGAAGAAAGACTTTGCGGGAACCTGCCCTGGAGCAGCTCGCGCGCCTCCGAAACTAAAAATTCGTTTCTAGAACCAACGACATTTGTAAAAAGATGTAAGGGATCGGTTATTTTAAAAGAAAAAGTACCGTTAGCTCCTAATTCGATAGGGATTTTATAGATAGGATCAACGTATTTGACAGCTTGGGATGTTCCCCAGCCCTGATTGACGACCTGTGAGGTACGGTAGAAATATATTTTTAATTTATGTTCACTTTCAAAATTCGTACGTAGTTTGAGAAAAGTTGTGATAAATGGATGATTATCACTTTCAA
Coding sequences:
- a CDS encoding polysaccharide deacetylase family protein; its protein translation is MKKMFYILAVFILSVLFSKLFSQNKCYIYLTFDDGPLNGSENINDIILKEKIKISVFMVGEHVIKNKQMDTYAKYYDQNPYIDEYNHSFTHAKNHYEAFYDNVQKSVNDILYNQALLKLPDKIVRLPGRNMWRLNGKSKNDLSNGIQTADQLSKLGYKVMGWDIEWQHSDSDGTPIQPVDVMYKSVQKLCSSGNTFTKNNVVILIHDEMFQKSWEESELKELIDLLRTNPNYVFEQMRFYPQ
- a CDS encoding phosphatidylglycerol lysyltransferase domain-containing protein, with the translated sequence MKIIKLTKVIQHIRWKEILAVIVLLLAFVFFRSERHELSSIGPQLKDSKPGWILAGVLLALIYILLQGLMYVTSFRSTQLNVKLFDAVSLFLKRNFLSVFLPAGGVSSLAYLPKNIRILGYRSSKIHQASAIYGFVGFLTVLIVGVPLIIYAVSVNKAFDNIWVGIVSLSILVLVLYSIYISFQKKNFAYRFAKRKFPKIISSADEIFSNEIDQKYFWYTVTVSLVIEFCGVFHLLIAMYAFGVEPSFSAAAISYVISVLLMIVSPFLRGLGAVEFSLTYILSNFGYHHTDGLGITLLYRFFEFWLPLILGIVAFLWSGRKLFARLLPVLMIFFLGIINILSVITPALTDRLNIVKSYLSVDFIHLSKMFTLIAGVLLLVTSANLFKGTKRAWYFAIILSITSIIFNVTKALDYEEALFALFSLALLIYSRKEYTFKTSRVSLQRGFSWFIGIFITIFIFNYLTFYFIDQSHFGIDFTKKEAFYYTLHTFLLFKDPGLIPHTGFARDFQKLNYILGAVSWLVLIFSFYKTNSSIDKKDVEDHNDAEDLVGEYGASSLDYFKLTWDKLFFFSEDREGFLSYRIANGFAMVLEDPVCAERDKINLIKEFEKHCRNNGLKTSYYRVGESGLVYFLPFRKQKLFIGQDAILDTEKFSLTGKDKKSIRNGINALDKSGYVTEIKYTPQNEETLDKIQQVSDEWLKEFDKKEIVFAEGMFERETVKDQDLITIFDNEGNCVAFLNIIPHCAPDECSYDMIRKTENAPNGSIDVLIVKLVEYAKSKDLKFINMGMTPMAGIEQPENTAEEILKFAYQRVGSFKHYHTLRDFKEKYADIWENKYLLYTNDLDLLQIPSALNKVMKP
- a CDS encoding alpha/beta fold hydrolase; translation: MKKKVKLTIGMVLLAGFLLAGYLKYRSKEDFKVTEWNSHSDWPIIFYISGDAGFNTFSKNLGKELHVFGYDVFALNTKAYFWDQKTPEETSLDIENYINKQLEGRKDQKVIIVGYSFGADVTPFVYNRFSEDLKNKVQKVVIIGPSKSNDFKIHLEEYFGQEIKGSLSVIPEINKMQNVPVMLVLSDFEFANFPYQQITLGSNYQMQHIVGNHHYGGNTQMLADFINDHLIKK
- a CDS encoding polysaccharide deacetylase family protein, with translation MENSKQIFQTDNKKRWRNVQWGSRVLIFIAILLFLALGLMMKLDKNPIIPFKEDYKAVITASKPYLQENKISKEYKGFRNFISEKTIHTNLSKIEKARAERLKNQNRNWTQFPGGIRAAFYVAWDPQSLMSLKRNIKHINLVFPEWFFLDPKTGDLKTNVDPEGYKIIKRTGVAVMPILSNNFEQEFHSEGLGKVLKDLQKRTQLIQKLTQQCHKLHFKGINIDFEDMNMDSDEYLIAFMKELSETFRKNNLLVSMDIMTDNDDYNIQKLNPFVDYFVLMAYDEYSSDSDSGPISSQKWIEAQTDKILTKTSPNKIILGLGAYGYDWSSNIDDNTSVTYMQAITKASASKAVMNFDDNTFNLNYSYTDSKKNTHTVFFNDAASIFNTMRFSSEYPLAGTALWRLGSEDSRVWNFYDKDLTSGGLSKLNLKSLENVRGQTMVDYIGDGEVLDVLNTPHDGKISLEIDLKENIITDENYISYPSSYEVKKYGEAPQKELVLTFDDGPDETYTPQVLDILSKYHVPAAFFLVGLNAERNLPLVKRIYREGHEIGNHTFTHENVAKVSPERALLELKLTRLLIECITGHSTILFRAPYNADSEPTTSEEIIPVALARQQNYLDIGESIDPEDWQPGIKADEIVRRIMAGIKQERGNIILLHDAGGDTREETIKALKILIPTLQKQGYHFTNLASILHKSKNELMPAIPKTKSYYVMQLNLVLATAIYGISHFLVALFTIFIGFGLIRLIIMLFWALKERKKEKKLEEFPVLKSYPKVSIIVPAYNEEVNIISSLHNLLKQSYPNFDIIMVDDGSKDSTYEKAKSEFPNHPKLNIFTKKNGGKATALNFGISQTDSEYVVCIDADTKLEHNAVKYLIARFLNSNSEEKIAAVAGNVKVGNTVNWLTKWQSIEYTTSQNFDRLAYAYINAITVIPGAIGAFKKSVIDEIGGYSADTLAEDCDITVKILKSGYTVANENRAIAVTEAPESVKQFLKQRFRWTYGIMQMFWKQRQTFLNPKYKGLGLWAMPNILLFQYIIPFFSPLADVIMFFGILSGNGEKIFSYYLLFLLVDASLALIAFIMQKEKLVNILYVIPQRFGYRWLMYIVLFRSLRRALKGEMQSWGFLKRTGNVKEILSS
- a CDS encoding histone H1 yields the protein MNAEFELFSSEASQQSEKGNNAVGTRARKSALELSKLFKDFRKVFVEESKK
- a CDS encoding SPFH domain-containing protein, with the protein product MGLGDFFRSQLSQVIEWKDQQTDVLIHKFQSENDEIKNASKLIIAPGQGVILIYEGKVTDHLTDEGIFNLESDNHPFITTFLKLRTNFESEHKLKIYFYRTSQVVNQGWGTSQAVKYVDPIYKIPIELGANGTFSFKITDPLHLFTNVVGSRNEFLVSEARELLQGRFPQSLSSVLASGAVSYQHIDEQLPSLSRNIYEQLLPEVKNLGFTLTDFKLNGTIFDHSTTERIGKIADITAESMAAAEGGLSYTDMEKLKALRDAARNEGGLVGAGLQLGVGTELGKTFHAAKEEQLNTDAPDIVTKLQQLKLLLDEKIITQEEYDIKKKAWLDKF